Proteins from a genomic interval of Nostoc sp. TCL240-02:
- a CDS encoding cation:proton antiporter encodes MSNFDLVIQLFLQLTVILATCRIVTILGRRYLGQTDVVCEMIAGVMLGPSLLGLIAPDFQQWLFPKLPIITAVGLKIPNPSMSILYAISQIGLVIYMFLIGLEFNTKLLKHHIKSASLLSAAGIITPFILGAIASFWFYHNGDFFQPKVMPWSAALYLGASMTITAFPMLARILYERGLAQTRFGTLALGAASVDDAVAWCLLAIVLASVKNSLNIAILAIGGGICYVLFAIFLGQPLLRAFTRMTKRDAGVNRQTLTLMLIILMFCAWFTDITGIYAIFGAFVLGAVTPRGEFAQQIRQYTEFLTTSFLLPIFFVFSGLNTQIGLVNTPTLWGITLLIIAIAILGKGVACMLAARLSGENWRESATIGALMNARGLMELIILNIGLEQGIITPTLFTIMVIMAVITTLMASPLIAFLLHGTSYDKSSA; translated from the coding sequence ATGTCAAATTTTGATCTGGTTATTCAGCTATTTTTGCAACTTACAGTTATTTTAGCCACTTGTCGCATCGTCACGATTTTAGGACGGCGCTATCTTGGTCAAACCGATGTTGTTTGCGAAATGATTGCAGGTGTAATGCTAGGCCCATCACTCTTGGGATTGATTGCACCGGACTTTCAGCAATGGCTTTTTCCTAAGCTTCCCATCATCACGGCTGTAGGACTCAAGATACCCAATCCATCGATGTCGATTTTATATGCTATCAGCCAGATTGGGTTGGTAATTTATATGTTTTTGATTGGTTTAGAATTCAACACTAAACTTTTAAAACATCATATCAAAAGTGCAAGTCTGCTATCTGCTGCTGGAATTATCACTCCTTTTATTTTAGGAGCGATCGCATCTTTTTGGTTTTATCATAATGGCGATTTCTTTCAACCAAAGGTAATGCCTTGGTCAGCCGCTTTGTATCTGGGTGCGTCGATGACAATTACAGCATTTCCCATGTTAGCTCGCATTCTTTACGAACGCGGTCTTGCACAAACCCGCTTTGGGACTTTAGCTTTAGGTGCAGCATCGGTAGATGATGCAGTTGCTTGGTGTTTGCTAGCGATCGTCCTTGCTAGCGTGAAAAATTCTTTGAACATTGCCATATTAGCAATTGGTGGTGGCATTTGCTACGTGCTATTTGCAATTTTTCTTGGTCAACCTCTACTGAGAGCGTTCACACGGATGACAAAACGCGATGCAGGTGTGAACAGACAAACTCTGACTTTGATGTTGATAATTTTGATGTTTTGTGCATGGTTTACCGATATTACAGGCATCTATGCAATATTCGGTGCTTTCGTGCTGGGAGCAGTAACACCACGCGGAGAATTCGCTCAACAAATTCGCCAATATACTGAGTTTTTAACTACTTCTTTTTTACTACCGATATTTTTTGTTTTCTCTGGACTGAACACTCAAATTGGATTGGTAAACACGCCTACTTTGTGGGGAATTACGCTGTTAATTATTGCGATCGCAATTCTTGGTAAAGGTGTCGCTTGTATGTTGGCTGCAAGGTTATCCGGGGAAAATTGGCGTGAATCTGCAACTATTGGCGCTCTCATGAATGCTCGTGGTTTGATGGAGTTAATCATCCTTAATATTGGTCTTGAGCAAGGTATAATTACCCCAACTTTATTCACTATAATGGTTATCATGGCAGTCATTACTACACTCATGGCATCACCACTAATTGCCTTTTTATTGCATGGTACAAGCTATGATAAGTCTTCTGCTTAA
- a CDS encoding AMIN domain-containing protein — protein MDQGLKTRQFCQWRKQLFNISLLGFCAAIAFETYTTAATPVAKLDNWRFSPKTQQLEINLSAGTTPRYFYLAQPSRLVVDLPNTKLGKVTTQQNYSGAIKSIRVSQLNANDTRIVLDLAPGTAFNPKQVQLQPVSRKNSTCWVLRPVSSGKTTAAKPGNSASSPKKQTQTPHKSQPPSNLPVTTTNLQAPLLTLPPISNDLPTTITNNLGQPFVTVPPLNPNTASQQPALILPPPSFPNQPGNLNSIPPSGTSEFPVPTIPNASNPQVIEFGQPLPKTK, from the coding sequence ATGGATCAGGGACTAAAGACTAGGCAATTTTGCCAATGGCGCAAGCAGCTATTTAACATCAGTCTATTAGGCTTTTGTGCAGCGATCGCCTTTGAAACTTATACTACTGCTGCTACACCAGTAGCAAAGCTAGATAATTGGCGTTTTTCCCCAAAAACACAGCAACTCGAAATTAACCTTTCAGCAGGCACAACTCCCCGTTATTTCTACTTAGCCCAACCCTCTCGGCTTGTTGTAGATTTACCGAATACCAAGTTGGGCAAAGTTACCACGCAACAAAATTATTCTGGAGCAATTAAAAGCATTCGCGTTTCTCAACTGAATGCAAATGACACACGCATTGTCTTAGATTTAGCGCCAGGGACTGCTTTTAATCCTAAACAGGTACAACTGCAACCAGTTTCCCGAAAAAACTCCACTTGCTGGGTATTACGTCCGGTTAGTTCTGGTAAAACTACTGCCGCAAAACCAGGAAACTCAGCATCTTCACCCAAGAAACAAACTCAAACACCACATAAGTCACAGCCGCCTAGTAACCTACCTGTAACTACTACTAATTTACAAGCACCCTTACTCACACTTCCGCCTATATCAAATGACCTGCCCACAACAATTACCAATAACTTAGGGCAGCCTTTTGTCACTGTACCTCCCCTAAATCCGAATACAGCCTCTCAACAACCTGCTTTGATTCTTCCCCCTCCTTCTTTCCCAAATCAACCCGGTAACTTAAATAGCATTCCTCCTTCTGGTACGTCGGAATTTCCAGTTCCAACAATCCCCAATGCTTCCAATCCCCAGGTAATTGAGTTTGGTCAACCTTTACCCAAAACTAAATAA
- the hisF gene encoding imidazole glycerol phosphate synthase subunit HisF has product MLSKRILPCLDVKAGRVVKGVNFVNLQDAGDPVELAKVYNEAGADELVFLDITATHEDRATILDVVYRTAEQVFIPLTVGGGIQSLENVKALLRAGADKVSINSAAVRDPDLINRASDRFGNQCIVVAIDARRRNNPENPGWDVYVRGGRENTGLDALLWAQEVEKRGAGELLITSMDADGTQAGYDIEITRAIANAVEIPVIASGGAGNCEHIYTALTEGKAEAALLASLLHYGQLSVAEIKNYLRDRNVPVRTLS; this is encoded by the coding sequence ATGTTATCTAAAAGAATCTTACCGTGCTTAGATGTGAAGGCGGGACGGGTTGTAAAAGGAGTTAACTTTGTCAATCTCCAAGATGCAGGCGATCCGGTAGAGTTGGCCAAGGTTTACAACGAAGCCGGTGCTGATGAGTTAGTATTTCTGGATATTACAGCTACTCATGAAGACCGAGCTACAATTTTAGATGTGGTCTACCGCACTGCTGAACAGGTCTTTATTCCATTGACTGTGGGTGGTGGCATTCAATCCTTAGAAAATGTTAAAGCTTTGTTACGAGCAGGCGCAGATAAGGTTAGTATTAATTCTGCGGCGGTGCGTGATCCAGACTTGATTAATCGGGCCAGCGATCGCTTTGGTAATCAGTGCATAGTTGTTGCTATTGATGCCAGACGCAGAAATAACCCGGAAAATCCAGGTTGGGATGTGTATGTGCGGGGTGGCAGGGAAAATACAGGCTTAGATGCCCTATTGTGGGCCCAGGAAGTTGAGAAACGCGGTGCTGGAGAACTTCTAATAACAAGTATGGATGCTGATGGAACTCAAGCCGGATATGACATCGAGATCACACGGGCTATTGCAAACGCTGTAGAAATTCCAGTCATTGCTTCTGGTGGTGCAGGTAATTGTGAACATATTTACACAGCTCTAACTGAAGGCAAAGCGGAAGCAGCACTACTAGCATCGCTATTACATTACGGGCAATTAAGCGTAGCAGAAATCAAAAATTATTTACGCGATCGCAATGTGCCAGTAAGAACATTATCTTGA
- a CDS encoding cation:proton antiporter, which produces MHIVILVLVEVLIIIGLSRLVGLAFRSIKQPLVIGEIVAGIMLGPSLFGLVAPHLAVTLFPPETIPFLNVLSQVGLIFFMFLIGLELNPKYLSGQLEVAVLTSHVSILVPFSLGTLLAAILYPLVSNASVSFTAFALFLGAAMSITAFPVLARIITENNLQGTRLGTLALTCAAVDDVTAWCLLAVAIAVARTGDFAGAIPTIIASIVYIGLMLTAGRWFLQRLAKHYLRAGRLSQLLLAGIYMGVVASALITELIGIHLIFGAFLLGAAMPKNEDLVRELAIKTEDFVLIFLLPIFFAYSGLKTQIGLLNRPELWLLCALVLGVAIAGKYVGTYVAARVSGISKREASALGWLMNTRGLTELIVLNIGLELGVISPLIFTMLVIMALVTTFMTSPLLEWTYPKKLIRLDVVEPELEAETVLDTSAGDETYPHPFRILVPVANPSSQKGLVQLAVALAQPAVGVALSYRYPAVVNPLSLIEFQEDYAFESTPVEADRLIAQRRQQLEELINTLEPSETRSCVHPIVRISSNVARETAQIATLEQVDLILVGWHRPAFSSNRLGGRVGQILTTAPVDVAVFVDKAKERLESLLVPYSANIHDDLALILALRLLINRETCMLQILQIAANHTREELTYELHMMMEQLPTSVRDRIEIKIVEAPEPIQAVIQASEGVDLTIAGTSRTWGIERQTLGRYTDQLAIQCRSSLLITRRYSQVTAHLASMLPEVSSQEPTLRN; this is translated from the coding sequence ATGCACATAGTTATTCTCGTTCTGGTTGAAGTACTGATTATTATTGGACTTTCACGGTTAGTAGGGCTAGCATTCCGTTCCATTAAGCAACCTTTGGTAATTGGTGAGATTGTTGCCGGAATTATGCTCGGCCCATCTTTATTTGGTTTAGTTGCCCCCCATTTAGCAGTTACTTTGTTTCCACCAGAAACTATTCCTTTTTTAAATGTTTTGTCTCAAGTGGGACTAATATTTTTTATGTTTCTGATTGGGCTAGAACTAAATCCAAAATATCTTAGTGGGCAATTAGAAGTAGCTGTTTTAACTTCTCATGTCAGCATTTTAGTGCCGTTTTCCTTGGGAACATTGCTAGCTGCGATCCTTTATCCCCTAGTTTCTAATGCAAGTGTATCCTTCACCGCCTTTGCCTTGTTTTTGGGGGCGGCAATGTCGATTACTGCCTTTCCAGTGTTGGCGCGAATCATTACTGAAAACAATTTACAAGGAACGCGTTTAGGAACCTTGGCGCTAACTTGTGCAGCCGTAGACGATGTGACAGCTTGGTGTCTCTTGGCAGTAGCGATCGCAGTTGCTCGAACTGGTGACTTTGCTGGTGCTATACCCACAATTATCGCCAGCATCGTCTACATCGGCTTGATGTTGACGGCAGGACGTTGGTTCCTGCAACGCCTTGCCAAACACTACCTGCGGGCGGGAAGACTCAGCCAATTGCTGCTAGCTGGGATTTATATGGGTGTGGTTGCGTCGGCATTAATTACCGAACTAATTGGGATTCACTTAATTTTTGGGGCATTTTTACTGGGAGCAGCAATGCCCAAAAACGAAGATTTAGTCAGGGAATTGGCAATAAAAACCGAAGATTTTGTTTTGATATTCTTGCTACCCATATTTTTTGCCTATAGTGGCTTAAAAACACAGATTGGTTTGCTGAACCGTCCAGAATTGTGGCTTTTGTGTGCGTTAGTTTTAGGAGTAGCGATCGCAGGCAAATATGTTGGTACTTATGTCGCAGCCCGTGTCAGTGGCATTAGTAAACGGGAAGCCTCGGCACTGGGTTGGTTAATGAATACTCGCGGTTTAACCGAACTGATAGTACTAAACATTGGTCTAGAGTTAGGAGTAATTTCCCCTTTAATATTTACCATGCTGGTAATTATGGCATTGGTAACTACATTCATGACCTCGCCACTGCTGGAATGGACATATCCGAAGAAGCTGATCAGGTTAGATGTTGTAGAACCCGAGTTGGAAGCAGAAACAGTTCTAGATACCTCTGCTGGAGATGAAACTTACCCTCATCCTTTCCGAATTTTGGTGCCAGTGGCTAATCCAAGTAGCCAAAAAGGTTTAGTACAGTTGGCAGTAGCCTTGGCGCAGCCCGCCGTCGGTGTCGCTCTCAGTTACCGATATCCTGCCGTAGTTAACCCCCTTAGCTTGATTGAATTTCAAGAAGACTATGCCTTTGAAAGTACCCCAGTTGAAGCAGACAGATTAATCGCCCAGCGCCGCCAGCAATTAGAAGAATTAATTAATACTCTCGAACCGTCAGAAACTCGTTCTTGTGTGCATCCTATCGTTCGCATCTCCAGCAACGTTGCCCGCGAAACAGCACAGATTGCCACATTAGAACAAGTTGATCTCATTCTTGTAGGCTGGCATCGGCCAGCTTTTAGTAGTAATCGTTTAGGTGGACGAGTCGGACAAATACTTACCACCGCACCAGTAGATGTAGCAGTATTTGTAGATAAAGCCAAAGAGCGATTAGAAAGTTTACTCGTACCTTATTCTGCAAATATCCATGATGATTTAGCACTCATACTAGCTCTAAGACTGCTAATCAATCGTGAGACTTGTATGTTGCAAATATTACAGATAGCAGCAAATCACACTAGAGAAGAATTGACTTACGAACTGCACATGATGATGGAGCAGTTGCCCACAAGTGTACGCGATCGCATTGAAATTAAAATTGTCGAAGCCCCAGAACCAATCCAAGCTGTAATTCAAGCCTCAGAAGGTGTTGATTTAACTATTGCTGGCACCAGCCGCACTTGGGGTATCGAACGCCAAACCTTGGGAAGATATACAGATCAACTAGCTATCCAATGTCGTTCTTCTTTGCTGATTACCCGCCGCTACAGTCAAGTTACCGCTCACCTTGCCTCTATGCTGCCTGAAGTTAGTAGTCAAGAGCCAACATTGAGGAATTGA
- a CDS encoding GDSL-type esterase/lipase family protein, with product MHTFLASSSMQLSIPPNHSQSMKIVALGDSLIYGFGDPEKGGWIEQLRRWWMLPDSAGHVLYNLGVRGDRTQQVAQRLEVEFRHRGELRNRVPDLIILSVGVNDSARLARPDGRSYTDFTLFEKEIASLLDLAQQLCPVLFVGMVPVDEAKMPFLDCFYYNHIDQYRYKEATRIACSKRQIPYLDIFEQWMERGENWRLKRLSEDGLHPNTFGYQALLEDVINWDAIHSVGFANAAYHSQFNYHLKQS from the coding sequence ATGCACACATTTCTAGCTTCTTCCTCAATGCAGCTGTCCATACCACCAAATCACTCTCAGTCAATGAAGATTGTCGCGCTGGGGGACAGCTTAATTTATGGATTCGGCGACCCGGAAAAAGGAGGCTGGATCGAGCAACTACGGCGATGGTGGATGTTGCCGGATAGTGCCGGTCATGTTCTTTATAATTTAGGGGTAAGAGGCGATCGCACGCAACAAGTAGCACAAAGGTTAGAAGTAGAATTTCGCCACCGAGGTGAACTGCGAAATCGTGTCCCCGACTTGATTATTTTATCCGTAGGTGTGAATGACTCAGCGCGGTTGGCACGTCCTGATGGTCGAAGTTACACAGATTTTACCCTATTTGAAAAAGAAATTGCTTCTCTGCTAGATTTAGCACAGCAACTGTGTCCTGTGTTATTTGTGGGCATGGTACCAGTAGATGAAGCCAAGATGCCATTTTTAGATTGTTTTTACTATAATCATATCGATCAGTACCGCTACAAAGAAGCAACTCGAATTGCTTGCAGCAAACGGCAGATTCCCTATTTAGATATTTTTGAGCAATGGATGGAACGCGGTGAAAATTGGCGGCTCAAACGTTTAAGTGAAGATGGTCTTCATCCTAATACATTTGGTTATCAAGCTTTGTTAGAAGATGTGATAAATTGGGATGCGATACATTCAGTCGGCTTTGCCAATGCAGCTTACCATTCTCAATTTAATTATCATCTTAAACAATCCTAA
- a CDS encoding DeoR/GlpR family DNA-binding transcription regulator: MLTAERRQFILEILRRDKKVLSTELSAVLKVSEDTIRRDLRELAQTGLLQRVHGGALLKSPATASYADRQKQAPKEKEAIARTAAKLVCTGQVVILDGGTTTLQVTRHLPLDLQATVITNSPPIAVALAEHPRIEVVMLGGQLYKKALVNVGTVTIETLRMIRADLCMLGVCSLHPEIGISVPNLDEAHVKRAMIAGSAEVVGLVTAEKLDTAAPYLVESIRALTYLVTAPTVSNNMLSAYKALGLTIIRE; this comes from the coding sequence ATGCTAACTGCTGAACGACGACAATTCATCTTAGAAATTCTGCGTCGTGATAAAAAGGTACTTTCGACAGAACTTAGTGCTGTTCTCAAAGTTTCAGAGGATACGATTCGCCGGGATTTGCGAGAACTGGCACAAACCGGACTATTGCAACGCGTTCATGGGGGAGCGCTCCTCAAATCTCCAGCCACCGCCAGTTATGCCGATCGCCAAAAGCAAGCGCCAAAAGAAAAGGAAGCGATCGCTCGGACAGCAGCAAAATTAGTTTGTACGGGACAGGTGGTGATTTTGGATGGAGGTACAACAACTCTCCAAGTAACCCGTCATTTGCCCCTAGATTTGCAAGCGACAGTCATCACAAACAGTCCGCCAATCGCCGTTGCTTTAGCAGAACATCCTCGTATAGAGGTTGTGATGTTAGGTGGACAACTCTATAAAAAAGCCTTGGTGAACGTGGGTACTGTCACGATTGAGACATTACGGATGATTCGTGCAGATTTGTGTATGTTGGGGGTTTGCAGTTTACATCCAGAGATTGGGATTAGTGTACCTAATCTAGACGAAGCCCACGTCAAACGAGCCATGATTGCTGGATCGGCTGAGGTAGTAGGATTAGTGACAGCTGAAAAATTGGACACGGCTGCTCCTTATCTAGTGGAGTCCATTCGTGCCCTGACTTACTTAGTAACAGCACCTACAGTATCTAATAATATGCTGAGTGCCTACAAAGCTTTAGGTTTGACCATTATCCGTGAATAA
- the ruvB gene encoding Holliday junction branch migration DNA helicase RuvB, which produces MAIISSKKQPPEPNGEPKQRRESAKAPSTENILKPEAAIDEQEQQEEGIRPHRFADYIGQKDLKDVLDIAIKAAKSRGEVLDHLLLYGPPGLGKTTMAMILASEMGVNYKITSAPALERPRDIVGLLVNMKPGDILFVDEIHRLSRMTEEILYPAMEDYRLDITIGKGSSARIRSLPLSKFTLVGATTRVGALTSPLRDRFGLIQKLRFYEVDELTQIVLRTAQLLKTPITEDGATEIARRSRGTPRIANRLLKRVRDYAEVKISGEINESIASEALQLFQVDPCGLDWTDRQMLSVIIEQFNGGPVGLETMAAATGEDTQTIEEVYEPYLMQIGYLTRTHRGRMATKAAYKHLGFTPPNEQLSLL; this is translated from the coding sequence ATGGCGATAATCTCCTCGAAAAAACAGCCTCCAGAACCCAACGGAGAACCAAAGCAACGTCGGGAGTCGGCGAAAGCACCATCCACAGAAAATATTTTGAAGCCTGAAGCTGCTATTGATGAACAAGAACAGCAGGAAGAAGGTATTCGGCCGCACCGATTTGCCGATTATATTGGACAAAAAGATTTAAAGGATGTGTTAGATATTGCCATCAAAGCAGCCAAGTCTCGTGGTGAGGTGCTGGATCACTTACTGCTGTATGGGCCACCAGGATTGGGCAAAACCACAATGGCAATGATTTTAGCATCGGAAATGGGGGTAAATTACAAAATTACCAGTGCGCCAGCCCTAGAACGTCCACGAGATATTGTTGGGCTACTGGTGAACATGAAGCCAGGGGATATCTTATTTGTGGATGAAATTCATCGTCTCTCGCGGATGACGGAAGAAATTCTGTATCCAGCAATGGAAGATTATCGCTTAGATATTACTATTGGCAAGGGTTCCAGCGCTCGGATCAGAAGTTTGCCTCTGTCAAAGTTTACCCTCGTGGGAGCTACAACGCGTGTGGGTGCTTTAACTTCACCACTGCGCGATCGCTTCGGTTTAATTCAAAAACTCCGATTTTACGAAGTTGACGAACTGACTCAAATTGTACTGCGAACCGCTCAATTACTCAAAACCCCCATTACAGAAGATGGTGCCACAGAAATTGCCCGTCGTTCACGCGGAACTCCACGTATTGCCAATAGGCTGCTAAAGCGGGTACGTGATTATGCGGAAGTAAAAATATCTGGTGAAATTAATGAAAGCATTGCATCCGAAGCATTGCAACTATTCCAAGTAGATCCTTGCGGTTTAGATTGGACAGATCGCCAGATGCTAAGTGTGATAATTGAACAATTTAACGGTGGGCCAGTAGGTTTAGAAACAATGGCAGCAGCCACAGGTGAAGATACCCAAACAATTGAAGAGGTGTACGAACCTTACCTCATGCAGATTGGGTATTTAACTCGGACTCATCGTGGAAGGATGGCGACCAAGGCAGCATATAAGCATTTGGGATTCACGCCGCCTAATGAACAGTTGTCATTATTGTAA
- a CDS encoding tetratricopeptide repeat protein, with protein MIKLIVGIFLSLLLVFGWGAPVMAQSQPPITQEQLKQGDEWANQAFTATNQGDFATAETYWTKIIEQFPTNAGAWSNRGNSRVSQNKLLEALADYNKAIELAPNVTDPYLNRGAALEGLGKWDDAIADYNHVLELDPNDAMAYNNRGNAKTGLGKWEDAIADYKKSNEIAPNFAFARANYALALYETGKKEQAIREMRNIARKYSKFADVRAALTAAYWVNGEQGEAESNWVAAYGLDSRYKDLDWVKNIRRWPPSLVTALDKFLKIQ; from the coding sequence ATGATTAAGTTGATTGTTGGTATTTTTCTCAGTCTGTTACTCGTGTTTGGCTGGGGTGCGCCAGTCATGGCACAATCTCAACCGCCCATTACTCAAGAACAGTTAAAACAAGGTGATGAGTGGGCAAATCAAGCCTTTACAGCGACGAATCAAGGTGATTTTGCGACGGCTGAAACTTACTGGACAAAGATTATTGAGCAATTTCCCACTAATGCGGGGGCGTGGAGTAACCGAGGAAATTCGCGGGTGAGTCAGAACAAATTACTAGAGGCGCTGGCAGATTATAACAAAGCCATAGAACTAGCGCCGAATGTCACCGATCCTTATTTGAATCGGGGGGCAGCATTGGAAGGGTTAGGAAAATGGGACGATGCGATCGCAGATTATAATCATGTCTTAGAACTCGATCCTAATGATGCGATGGCGTACAATAATCGCGGTAATGCCAAAACAGGTTTAGGAAAATGGGAAGATGCGATCGCAGACTATAAAAAATCTAATGAGATAGCCCCAAATTTTGCCTTCGCCCGTGCTAACTACGCCCTCGCTCTATATGAAACTGGTAAAAAAGAGCAAGCAATCCGTGAGATGCGAAACATCGCCCGTAAATACTCCAAATTTGCTGATGTGCGTGCCGCCCTCACAGCTGCATATTGGGTAAATGGAGAACAAGGTGAAGCTGAAAGCAACTGGGTAGCAGCTTATGGACTTGATAGCCGCTATAAGGATCTCGACTGGGTGAAAAATATCCGCCGTTGGCCCCCCAGCCTAGTTACAGCTTTGGATAAGTTCTTGAAAATCCAGTAA
- a CDS encoding transketolase C-terminal domain-containing protein, translating to MTIIDTQFPIDLGAYQFLALNPANSSLTDEQREILKANIQLCRDAIVFFTATGAASGVGGHTGGPYDTVPEVMILDAFFRGASEQFVPIFFDEAGHRVATQYLMATLHGDLPAEQLLRYRQAHSHLPGHPELGLTPGVKFSSGRLGHVWSYINGVAMANPGKVVFCLGSDGSQQEGNDAEAARLAVAQHLNVKLIIDDNDVTIAGHPSKYLPGFSVAKTLEGHGLKVLQGDGEDLDDLYHRLCEAVNTPGAIAIINKRPMCPGIEGLEGSTHGHDVIPVDLAVKYLESRGQTAAVEYLKSIEKPKQTYTFLGSSDKWGANRNVFGEAVVGVLSHMSEAERKEKVKVIDSDLEGSCGLKKIHDTYPEIFIPSGIMERSNFSAAAGFGMEKGKQGIFATFSAFLEMCISEITMARLNYSNVLCHFSHAGIDDMADNTCHFGLNNMFADNGLDDGYETQLYFPADVNQMTACVEAIFFEPGLRFIFSTRSKVPNIQDSNGNDLFGSGYKFVPGKDEVVREGTQGYIISFGDALYRSLDAVERLKQEGLDVGLINKPTLNTIDEEMITKIGNAPFVLVVEAFNRRTGLGSRFGSWLLERGLTPKYAHLGTHKEGCGGLWEQYPYQGIDPVSIINKVKELVGGQ from the coding sequence ATGACTATTATTGATACCCAATTTCCAATCGATCTTGGTGCTTACCAATTTTTAGCGCTCAATCCAGCCAATTCGAGCCTCACAGATGAACAGCGAGAGATTCTAAAAGCGAATATTCAACTTTGTCGGGATGCGATCGTGTTTTTTACAGCAACTGGTGCCGCTAGTGGAGTAGGTGGTCATACTGGTGGCCCGTACGATACAGTGCCAGAGGTAATGATTCTCGATGCCTTTTTCCGGGGAGCATCGGAGCAATTTGTGCCAATTTTCTTTGATGAAGCAGGACATCGAGTCGCCACCCAATATCTCATGGCAACGTTGCATGGTGACTTACCTGCCGAGCAACTTTTACGTTATCGCCAAGCACATTCCCATTTACCAGGACACCCCGAATTAGGGTTAACTCCTGGTGTGAAATTTAGTTCTGGCCGCCTGGGCCATGTTTGGTCTTACATCAATGGTGTAGCAATGGCAAATCCGGGCAAAGTTGTTTTCTGTCTTGGTTCTGATGGATCTCAGCAGGAAGGCAACGATGCCGAGGCTGCTCGCTTGGCTGTTGCTCAACATCTCAACGTCAAGCTGATAATTGATGACAATGATGTAACGATCGCTGGACATCCTTCTAAATATTTACCTGGTTTCAGTGTCGCCAAAACCTTAGAAGGTCACGGCTTGAAAGTACTTCAGGGAGACGGGGAAGACTTAGACGATTTATACCATCGTCTTTGTGAAGCTGTGAATACTCCCGGAGCGATCGCTATTATCAATAAACGCCCGATGTGTCCTGGGATTGAAGGTTTAGAAGGTTCCACTCATGGTCATGATGTAATTCCTGTAGATTTAGCAGTTAAGTATCTAGAATCTCGTGGACAAACTGCGGCTGTCGAATACTTGAAGAGTATTGAGAAACCCAAACAAACATATACATTTCTGGGTTCCAGTGACAAATGGGGCGCTAATCGCAATGTGTTTGGTGAAGCCGTGGTGGGTGTCCTCAGTCACATGAGTGAGGCGGAGCGTAAAGAAAAAGTCAAGGTCATTGATAGTGACTTAGAAGGCTCCTGCGGTTTGAAGAAAATTCACGATACATACCCGGAAATATTTATTCCTTCCGGTATTATGGAACGGAGCAACTTTTCTGCTGCGGCTGGATTTGGGATGGAGAAGGGCAAGCAAGGTATTTTTGCGACCTTCAGCGCCTTCTTAGAAATGTGTATCTCAGAAATTACAATGGCACGGCTGAACTATTCCAATGTTCTGTGCCACTTTTCCCATGCGGGTATAGATGACATGGCAGATAACACCTGCCATTTCGGTTTGAATAATATGTTTGCCGACAACGGCTTGGATGATGGCTACGAAACACAGCTGTACTTCCCAGCAGATGTTAATCAAATGACAGCTTGTGTAGAAGCCATATTCTTTGAGCCTGGACTGCGGTTTATTTTCTCCACCCGTTCCAAAGTCCCCAATATTCAGGACAGCAACGGCAATGACTTATTTGGAAGTGGCTACAAATTTGTTCCCGGTAAAGATGAGGTTGTACGAGAGGGAACGCAAGGTTATATCATCAGTTTTGGCGATGCTCTCTACCGTTCTCTGGATGCTGTAGAACGTCTGAAGCAAGAAGGGCTAGACGTTGGTTTGATTAATAAACCAACTTTAAACACCATTGATGAAGAAATGATTACCAAAATTGGTAACGCTCCTTTTGTCCTTGTAGTAGAAGCCTTCAATCGGCGGACAGGCTTAGGCAGCCGTTTTGGTTCTTGGCTGCTAGAGCGCGGGTTGACTCCCAAATATGCTCATCTTGGAACTCATAAAGAAGGTTGCGGTGGTTTGTGGGAACAGTACCCATATCAAGGTATCGATCCAGTGAGCATTATCAACAAGGTGAAGGAGTTAGTTGGAGGACAGTAA